One window of the Camarhynchus parvulus chromosome 2, STF_HiC, whole genome shotgun sequence genome contains the following:
- the LOC115900980 gene encoding pituitary tumor-transforming gene 1 protein-interacting protein-like isoform X1 translates to MEAVWRWSLLLQGLALLWGRAVAGLEQISTTVPPAPAQACSAFSQRSCEECLKNVSCLWCYTNNTCIDYPVRSIFPPSSLCSLSNARWGVCWINFEALIIAMAVVAGLILVSLTVCCCYCCYCRRRSRRRSRLEEEEEQLARKREERRLQSLQRKHERKLKHDEIRKKYGLLQDSDNPYSRFENE, encoded by the exons ATGGAGGCGGTGTGGCGGTGGTCGCtgttgctgcagggcctggcgCTGCTGTGGGGCCGCGCCGTGGCGGGGCTGGAGCAGATCAGCACCACGGTTCCGCCGGCGCCGGCGCAGG CATGCTCAGCATTTTCCCAGAGGTCCTGTGAAGAATGCCTAAAAAATGTTTCG TGCCTTTGGTGTTACACCAACAACACATGTATTGATTATCCTGTAAGAAGTATTTTTCCACCGTCTTCATTGTGTTCTCTCTCAAATGCTCGATGGGGAGTTTGCTGGA TAAACTTTGAGGCTTTAATTATTGCTATGGCTGTGGTAGCTGGTCTCATTCTGGTGTCCCTCACAGTCTGTTGCTGTTACTGCTGTTACTGCAGAAGGCGTTCCAGGAGGAGGAG CAGActagaggaagaagaggagcagCTAGCTAGGAAGAGAGAGGAGCGAAGGCTACAGTCTCTTCAGAG gaaacatgaaagaaaactgaagcatGATGAAATACGTAAGAAGTATG GTCTTCTCCAGGATTCTGATAACCCTTACAGCAGATTTGAGAATGAATGA
- the LOC115900980 gene encoding pituitary tumor-transforming gene 1 protein-interacting protein-like isoform X2: MEAVWRWSLLLQGLALLWGRAVAGLEQISTTVPPAPAQACSAFSQRSCEECLKNVSCLWCYTNNTCIDYPVRSIFPPSSLCSLSNARWGVCWINFEALIIAMAVVAGLILVSLTVCCCYCCYCRRRSRRRRLEEEEEQLARKREERRLQSLQRKHERKLKHDEIRKKYGLLQDSDNPYSRFENE, translated from the exons ATGGAGGCGGTGTGGCGGTGGTCGCtgttgctgcagggcctggcgCTGCTGTGGGGCCGCGCCGTGGCGGGGCTGGAGCAGATCAGCACCACGGTTCCGCCGGCGCCGGCGCAGG CATGCTCAGCATTTTCCCAGAGGTCCTGTGAAGAATGCCTAAAAAATGTTTCG TGCCTTTGGTGTTACACCAACAACACATGTATTGATTATCCTGTAAGAAGTATTTTTCCACCGTCTTCATTGTGTTCTCTCTCAAATGCTCGATGGGGAGTTTGCTGGA TAAACTTTGAGGCTTTAATTATTGCTATGGCTGTGGTAGCTGGTCTCATTCTGGTGTCCCTCACAGTCTGTTGCTGTTACTGCTGTTACTGCAGAAGGCGTTCCAGGAGGAGGAG ActagaggaagaagaggagcagCTAGCTAGGAAGAGAGAGGAGCGAAGGCTACAGTCTCTTCAGAG gaaacatgaaagaaaactgaagcatGATGAAATACGTAAGAAGTATG GTCTTCTCCAGGATTCTGATAACCCTTACAGCAGATTTGAGAATGAATGA